A region of the Cupriavidus taiwanensis genome:
GGGAGCCAGCCGGGCGCGCGCTATGTGGCAGGCGGCACCAACCTGCTGGATTTGATCAAGGCCGGCGTGGAAGCGCCGCGGCTGCTGGTCGATGTCAGCCGGCTGCCGCTGGCCCAGGTCACGGCGCTGCCCGATGGCGGCGTGCGCCTCGGCGCGATGCTCAGCAACACCGATGCGGCCAACCATGCGCTGGTGCGCGAACGCTATCCGCTGCTGGCGCAGGCGCTGCTGTCGGGCGCGTCCGGGCAGTTGCGCAATATGGCGACGGTGGGCGGCAACCTGCTGCAGCGCACCCGCTGCCATTACTTCTATGACCTGGGCTTCCCGGCCTGCAACAAGCGCAAGCCCGGCTCGGGCTGCGGCGCGCGCGACGGCATCAACCGCATCCATGCCATCCTCGGCGCCAGCGAGCATTGCATCGCCGTGCATCCGTCCGACATGTGCGTGGCGCTGGCCGCGCTCGAAGCCGTGATCGTAGTGCGCGCCACCACCGGCGAGCGCCGCATCCCGATCGGCGACTTCCATCGCCTGCCCGGCGATACCCCGCAGTGCGACACCATGCTGGCCCCCGGCGAGCTGATCGTCGCCATCGACCTGCCGCCCTCGCCCTACGCCGCCCATGCGCACTACCTGAAGGTGCGCGACCGCTCCAGTTTCGCCTTTGCGCTGGTCTCGGTCGCCGCGGCGCTGGACCTCGACGGCAAGCTCGTGCGCAGCGCGCGGCTGGCGCTGGGCGGCGTGGCGCACAAGCCGTGGCGCGTGCCCGCCGCGGAACGGATCCTGGCCGGCCGGCCGCTGAGCGCGCACAGCGCCGCCGACGCGGCGCGGCTGCTGCTCGACGGCGCGCACCCGTATGCGCACAACGCTTTCAAGATCGGCCTGGCGCAGCGCGCCGTCGCCCTCGCGCTGAAGGTTGCCAGCGGCCCGTCAGGAGCTTCGTCATGAGCGTGACCGGCACCCCGCTCGACCGCGTCGACGGCATCTCCAAGGTCACCGGCCGCGCCCGCTACACCGCCGACCACACGCTGCCGGGACTGGTCCATGCGGTGATGGTGACCAGCGCCATCGCCCGCGGCGAGATCGTCGCCATCGACACCGCCGCGTGCGAACGCATGCCGGGCGTGCGGCTGGTGCTGACGCCGTTCAACGCCCCGCACCTGCCCAGGGGCGGCAAGGCGGCCGCGGACATCCCCACCGCCGGCCACGTGATGAGCCTGCTGCAGGACACCACGGTCCACTACAACAACCAGCCCATCGCCGTGGTGGTGGCCGATACGCTCGAGCAGGCCCGCGACGCCGCGCGCTGCCTGCCGGTGCAATACCGGCAGGGCGATGCCGTGCTGGACTTCGCGCAGGCGCGCGCGCGGGCCCGCAAGCCTGACGAGGACGAATCCGCCGACAGCCGCCGCGGCGATCCCGATGCGGGCCGGCGCGGCGCCGCCGCCGTGATCGACGCGGTCTACACCACGCCGATGGAAACCCACAACCCGATGGAGCCGCACGCCACCCTCGCCGCGTGGGATGGCGACCAGCTCACCCTGTACGACGCGACGCAATACGTCACCGGCGTGCGCAAGGCCGTCGCCGCCGCGTTCGGCATCGCTGCCGACAAGGTGCGCGCGATCTGCCCCTACGTGGGCGGCGGCTTTGGCTGCAAGGGCTCGGTGTGGTCGCACGTGGTCCTGGCCGCGATGGCGGCGCGGCAGGTCAGCCGTCCGGTCAGGCTGGTGGTGGAACGGACCCAGATGTTCGGCCCGGTGGGCGGGCGGCCTGTTACCGAGCAGCACGTGGTTGCCGCCGCGGCGGCCGACGGCGCGCTGCAAGCCTTACGCCATGACGTGACCACATGCACTTCCATGATCGAGGAATGGGTTGAATCCGCGGCGCTGCTCACGCGCCGGCTCTACGCCTGCGCCAACGTGCAGACCAGCCACCGGCTGGTCGAGCTGGACATCGGCACGCCCACCTTCATGCGCGCGCCGGGTGAAGCCCCCGGCAGCTTTGCGCTGGAATGCGCGCTCGACGAACTGGCCGAGCGGCTGGGACTCGACCCGCTCGCACTGCGCCTGCGCAACCACGCCGACACCGATCCGGACAAGCAGCTG
Encoded here:
- a CDS encoding xanthine dehydrogenase family protein molybdopterin-binding subunit, translating into MSVTGTPLDRVDGISKVTGRARYTADHTLPGLVHAVMVTSAIARGEIVAIDTAACERMPGVRLVLTPFNAPHLPRGGKAAADIPTAGHVMSLLQDTTVHYNNQPIAVVVADTLEQARDAARCLPVQYRQGDAVLDFAQARARARKPDEDESADSRRGDPDAGRRGAAAVIDAVYTTPMETHNPMEPHATLAAWDGDQLTLYDATQYVTGVRKAVAAAFGIAADKVRAICPYVGGGFGCKGSVWSHVVLAAMAARQVSRPVRLVVERTQMFGPVGGRPVTEQHVVAAAAADGALQALRHDVTTCTSMIEEWVESAALLTRRLYACANVQTSHRLVELDIGTPTFMRAPGEAPGSFALECALDELAERLGLDPLALRLRNHADTDPDKQLPFSSKSLRECYRDAAERFGWARRAPAPRSMRADGKLVGMGMATATYPTYRSPASAMVRLLPDGTALVRSGSQDLGTGTYTVMTQVAADALGLPPEHVRFELGDTAFPEAPVSGGSQSVASVAPAVQQAAEAARLRLVRQAVADTASPLSGAPVEDVEIVEGWLQRRSDPAQREPMSAPIRRAGGRAIEARASTKPGKERQAYSMHAFGAVFAEVRIDPDLGEIRVHRVVASYGAGRLLNRKTAHSQLMGGIVWGIGMALHEKTELDLATGRVANANLAEYHVPVNADIGAIEVTVVDEDDPHINTLGTKGVGEIGIVGVAAAIANAVYHATGRRVRDLPITLDKLLD
- a CDS encoding FAD binding domain-containing protein, which codes for MNPFAYERPGSVDEAMRLGSQPGARYVAGGTNLLDLIKAGVEAPRLLVDVSRLPLAQVTALPDGGVRLGAMLSNTDAANHALVRERYPLLAQALLSGASGQLRNMATVGGNLLQRTRCHYFYDLGFPACNKRKPGSGCGARDGINRIHAILGASEHCIAVHPSDMCVALAALEAVIVVRATTGERRIPIGDFHRLPGDTPQCDTMLAPGELIVAIDLPPSPYAAHAHYLKVRDRSSFAFALVSVAAALDLDGKLVRSARLALGGVAHKPWRVPAAERILAGRPLSAHSAADAARLLLDGAHPYAHNAFKIGLAQRAVALALKVASGPSGASS